One part of the [Synechococcus] sp. NIES-970 genome encodes these proteins:
- the pheS gene encoding phenylalanyl-tRNA synthetase, alpha subunit, which translates to MTTSTLTQIESDLQTLQQEATDAIASVADLESLEKLRVNYLGKKGQLSQILRGMGKLSAEERPKIGAIANQVKEVLQGDLDGKLDALQRAKIKAQLKAETLDVTMPGVGRPLGKIHPLQSTVDRVLDIFVGMGYTVAEGPQIETDYYNFEALNTPADHPARDMQDTFYLPGDRLLRTHTSSVQIRHMEQNEPPLRIVAPGRVYRRDTVDATHSAVFHQIELLAIDKNLKFTDLKGTLKEFLRQMFGEDLEITFRASYFPFTEPSAEVDVKWQGKWLEVMGCGMVDPNVLRAVGYDPEVYTGFAAGLGVERFAMVLHKLDDIRRLYNSDLRFLQQF; encoded by the coding sequence ATGACCACTTCTACTTTGACCCAAATCGAATCTGATTTGCAAACCCTCCAACAGGAAGCGACTGACGCGATCGCCTCCGTGGCAGATCTTGAGAGTCTGGAGAAACTGCGGGTCAACTACCTCGGCAAAAAGGGCCAATTGTCGCAGATTTTGCGGGGTATGGGGAAGCTTTCGGCAGAGGAGCGGCCAAAAATTGGGGCGATCGCCAACCAAGTCAAAGAAGTCCTCCAGGGAGACCTCGATGGTAAGCTTGACGCGTTGCAAAGGGCAAAAATCAAAGCGCAACTAAAGGCAGAAACCCTCGATGTCACAATGCCTGGCGTTGGTCGGCCCCTCGGCAAAATACACCCGCTCCAGAGCACCGTTGACCGGGTGTTAGATATTTTTGTGGGCATGGGCTACACCGTCGCCGAAGGGCCGCAGATTGAGACGGATTATTACAATTTTGAAGCGCTCAATACTCCCGCTGATCACCCCGCCCGGGATATGCAAGACACCTTTTATCTACCGGGCGATCGCCTCCTGCGTACCCATACATCTTCGGTACAAATTCGCCACATGGAGCAAAATGAGCCACCCCTGAGAATTGTTGCCCCTGGCCGGGTGTACCGCCGTGATACCGTAGATGCCACCCACTCCGCCGTTTTTCACCAGATCGAACTCTTGGCGATCGATAAAAATCTCAAATTCACTGATCTCAAAGGCACCCTCAAGGAATTTTTGCGGCAGATGTTTGGCGAAGACCTAGAGATTACTTTCCGCGCTAGCTACTTCCCCTTTACTGAACCCTCGGCAGAAGTAGACGTGAAATGGCAAGGCAAATGGCTTGAGGTAATGGGCTGCGGCATGGTAGATCCCAATGTCCTCAGGGCAGTGGGCTACGATCCTGAGGTGTATACCGGGTTTGCAGCCGGTCTTGGGGTAGAGCGCTTCGCGATGGTGCTGCACAAATTAGATGATATCCGTCGCCTATACAACAGCGACCTGCGCTTTTTGCAGCAGTTTTAA
- a CDS encoding hypothetical protein (conserved hypothetical protein), translated as MRQKTSAAVLAFFLGGVGVHKFYLGEIGWGIVYAIFFWTYIPTIAGFVEAIFLVGMSQEHFDQKYNSKTLMGYESRQLTNRPGTPQVIVNIGDQAIAANLSQDLAMSPGNQNIAKEALERRILKLCQAKGEVTLLDCFLEIEDVPRSILESHLENLVRAEFLQLTNRASDGKIVYRLDN; from the coding sequence ATGAGACAAAAAACTTCAGCCGCAGTGTTGGCCTTTTTCCTTGGGGGCGTTGGTGTCCATAAATTTTACCTAGGAGAGATCGGCTGGGGCATTGTCTATGCCATCTTTTTCTGGACATATATTCCCACTATCGCGGGTTTTGTGGAGGCTATTTTCCTAGTCGGTATGTCCCAGGAGCATTTTGACCAAAAATACAACAGCAAAACTTTAATGGGTTACGAATCACGGCAACTCACCAACCGCCCAGGGACACCTCAGGTGATCGTTAACATTGGGGACCAGGCGATCGCCGCTAACCTTTCCCAAGACCTGGCCATGTCCCCAGGAAACCAAAACATTGCCAAAGAAGCCCTAGAACGACGCATCCTCAAACTTTGCCAAGCCAAAGGAGAAGTTACTCTCCTCGATTGCTTCCTCGAAATTGAAGATGTACCGAGAAGCATCTTAGAATCTCACCTAGAAAACCTGGTGCGAGCAGAATTCCTCCAGCTTACAAACCGAGCCAGTGATGGCAAAATTGTGTATCGTTTAGATAACTAA
- a CDS encoding hypothetical protein (conserved hypothetical protein) — MTFDPDKRKLLSGLCHGAIFINYTFVSIGIPIALLVISEDPVVKANAKESLNLHLNLWVGWGIVAFLFSIVIGIPVAILLAIPLLLLSFVLPILAILKILGNPSTEYRYPFIFHIL, encoded by the coding sequence ATGACTTTTGATCCTGACAAAAGAAAACTTCTTTCCGGTCTCTGCCATGGGGCAATTTTCATTAACTATACCTTTGTCTCTATCGGAATTCCCATTGCATTATTGGTGATTAGCGAAGACCCTGTTGTCAAAGCTAACGCAAAAGAATCCCTCAATCTACATCTCAATCTTTGGGTCGGCTGGGGCATTGTTGCGTTTCTATTCTCGATTGTTATTGGGATTCCTGTTGCAATTTTGCTAGCAATCCCTCTACTTTTACTAAGCTTTGTCCTCCCCATTCTGGCAATCTTAAAAATCCTCGGTAATCCCAGTACCGAGTATCGCTACCCCTTTATCTTCCATATTTTGTAA
- a CDS encoding two-component response regulator translates to MTLISVAIIEGNPHLRSLLGWHLQQANYAIYQAANLNQSRRIFEQHMPALVLLDSDLPDGDGLELCRWLRQNTQAIVLILSAKNTEKDIVTGLKAGADDYLTKPFGMQELLARVEALTRRIRTTTAPLQLDYGELRIDLVQRRVQFRGMYIDLTPQEFSLLYVLAQANGEPLSRSELLRRAWPDAIDNPRTIDTHVLSLRKKIEQDPRQPNLIQTVRNVGYRFNLDGISAGLGNGSSLMEISPAPGRPSPANKLKSRVPIRELVNQG, encoded by the coding sequence GTGACTTTAATCTCTGTTGCCATCATCGAAGGAAACCCCCATCTCAGATCGCTGCTCGGGTGGCATCTACAGCAAGCTAACTATGCTATTTATCAAGCAGCCAACCTCAACCAATCACGGCGCATTTTTGAACAACATATGCCAGCTTTGGTGTTGTTAGATTCTGATTTGCCCGATGGTGATGGCCTTGAGCTTTGCCGTTGGTTACGCCAAAACACCCAAGCCATTGTGTTGATTCTTTCTGCAAAAAATACAGAAAAAGATATTGTCACAGGGCTTAAGGCAGGGGCAGATGACTACCTCACTAAGCCTTTTGGTATGCAGGAACTTTTGGCCCGGGTTGAAGCATTGACGAGACGTATCCGCACGACCACTGCTCCCCTCCAACTTGACTATGGAGAACTGCGGATCGATTTGGTACAGCGGCGAGTTCAGTTCCGGGGAATGTACATTGATTTGACTCCCCAAGAGTTTAGTTTGCTCTATGTGTTAGCCCAGGCCAATGGGGAACCCCTCAGCCGTTCGGAGCTGCTGCGACGTGCTTGGCCCGATGCGATCGATAACCCCCGCACCATTGATACCCATGTACTTTCTCTCCGGAAAAAAATTGAACAAGATCCCCGACAACCGAATCTAATTCAGACGGTGCGGAATGTGGGATATCGGTTTAATTTAGACGGCATTAGTGCAGGTTTGGGGAATGGCAGCAGCCTGATGGAAATTTCTCCTGCCCCTGGGCGACCGAGTCCGGCCAATAAGTTAAAGTCTCGGGTACCGATTCGAGAACTGGTCAATCAAGGTTGA